From the Amycolatopsis thermoflava N1165 genome, one window contains:
- a CDS encoding exodeoxyribonuclease III, whose amino-acid sequence MGSVRVATWNVNSVKQRVPRLLPWLDQRQPDVVCLQETKLSDEAFRDLLGDELANRGYETALAGEPRWNGVAILSRVGLDDVVTGLAGAPGFPHPEARAVAATCGGVRIHSLYVPNGRTPGSDHYQYKLAWLAALREVVAGGPEAAMLCGDMNIAPADADVFDPAAYEGHTHVTEPERAALAALTDLGLRDVVRDRWPHERVFTYWDYRAGMFHQDLGMRIDLVLASAPVAGRVAAAWVDRHARKGTGPSDHAPVIVDLDEAPDGDIGPVVPPPSAPRGRKGKVTLPQSK is encoded by the coding sequence GTGGGCAGCGTGCGTGTGGCGACCTGGAACGTGAACTCCGTGAAGCAGCGGGTGCCGAGGCTGCTGCCGTGGCTGGACCAGCGGCAGCCGGACGTGGTGTGCCTGCAGGAGACCAAACTGTCCGACGAAGCCTTCCGTGACCTGCTCGGCGACGAGCTCGCGAACCGCGGCTACGAGACCGCCCTGGCCGGCGAACCGCGCTGGAACGGTGTCGCGATCCTGTCCCGGGTGGGCCTCGACGACGTCGTCACCGGTTTGGCGGGCGCGCCGGGCTTCCCGCACCCCGAGGCGCGCGCGGTGGCGGCGACCTGCGGCGGCGTCCGGATCCACTCGCTGTACGTGCCCAACGGCCGCACCCCCGGCTCCGACCACTACCAGTACAAGCTGGCGTGGCTGGCGGCGTTGCGGGAGGTCGTCGCCGGCGGCCCGGAAGCCGCCATGCTGTGCGGCGACATGAACATCGCGCCCGCCGACGCCGACGTCTTCGACCCCGCCGCTTACGAGGGCCACACCCACGTGACGGAACCGGAGCGCGCCGCCCTCGCCGCGCTCACCGACCTGGGCCTGCGGGACGTGGTCCGCGACCGCTGGCCGCACGAACGGGTCTTCACCTACTGGGACTACCGGGCCGGCATGTTCCACCAGGACCTCGGCATGCGCATCGACCTGGTGCTGGCCTCGGCCCCGGTGGCCGGCCGGGTGGCGGCGGCGTGGGTCGACCGGCACGCCCGCAAGGGCACCGGGCCGAGCGACCACGCCCCGGTGATCGTCGACCTGGACGAAGCCCCCGACGGCGACATCGGCCCGGTCGTGCCGCCGCCGTCCGCGCCACGGGGACGCAAGGGCAAGGTCACGCTGCCGCAGTCGAAGTGA
- a CDS encoding PQQ-binding-like beta-propeller repeat protein: MGSRIVPPAPMRGSNGVAFGPDGRLYVAQFLSGLISAVDLASGDVEVVAGADSPVRSPDDLAFGADGSMYITDLVPGRVWRRAPDGEYALVSDDVALPNGIACAGDRLFVNEMRMGGRLLELFPGGGEPVVLADGLAMGNAMQLGPDGFLYYPHMMTGEVFRVPPDGGPAELVADGVHEPVAVRFDRGGALLVLSRGRAGIVTRIDAGGRSIVETGIAGLDNAAFDDENRMFVSSFAGGGIAEVHPDGRSREVVPRGLAGPFGVTVDLAGTVSAADHYRVTRVGDTGVTMREMLVFSHGIAADGPLLHVTSQYGDVRTYDPATGTVRTRATGLAQPMGLAVGDGRLVVAESGAGRVVAIDADDVLTVLAEGLSRPVDVAAADGTWYVSDEAAGAVLRLPEALPVAAGLQAPQGIAVRGNELFVVEAGVGRLTAVGLGTGETRVEVEDLAVLPPAGEPLFAHGMPGLPGRFAGVAAAPDGTLYVAANGEGTVVRVPSGR, encoded by the coding sequence GTGGGTAGCCGGATCGTCCCGCCGGCGCCGATGCGCGGCTCCAACGGGGTCGCGTTCGGGCCGGACGGCCGGTTGTACGTCGCGCAGTTCCTCAGTGGACTGATCAGCGCGGTGGACCTCGCCTCGGGCGACGTCGAGGTGGTGGCCGGCGCGGACAGCCCGGTGCGCTCACCGGACGACCTCGCGTTCGGCGCCGACGGGTCGATGTACATCACCGACCTCGTGCCGGGGCGGGTGTGGCGCCGCGCGCCGGACGGGGAGTACGCGCTCGTGTCGGACGACGTGGCGCTGCCCAACGGCATCGCGTGCGCGGGCGACCGGTTGTTCGTCAACGAGATGCGGATGGGCGGCCGCCTGCTGGAGCTGTTCCCCGGCGGCGGGGAGCCGGTGGTGCTCGCCGACGGGCTGGCGATGGGCAACGCGATGCAGCTCGGGCCGGACGGGTTCCTGTACTACCCGCACATGATGACCGGCGAGGTCTTCCGCGTCCCACCGGACGGCGGCCCGGCGGAGCTCGTGGCCGACGGCGTGCACGAGCCGGTCGCCGTGCGGTTCGACCGGGGCGGCGCCCTGCTGGTGCTGTCGCGCGGCAGGGCGGGGATCGTGACGCGGATCGACGCGGGCGGGCGGTCCATTGTGGAGACCGGGATCGCGGGGCTGGACAACGCCGCGTTCGACGACGAGAACCGGATGTTCGTGTCCAGCTTCGCCGGCGGCGGGATCGCCGAGGTGCACCCGGACGGGCGGTCGCGGGAGGTCGTGCCGCGCGGTCTGGCCGGCCCGTTCGGGGTGACCGTCGACCTGGCGGGCACGGTGTCCGCCGCCGACCACTACCGCGTCACCCGGGTCGGCGACACGGGCGTGACGATGCGGGAGATGCTGGTGTTCAGCCACGGCATCGCCGCGGACGGCCCGCTGCTGCACGTCACTTCCCAGTACGGCGACGTGCGCACCTACGACCCGGCGACGGGGACGGTGCGGACGCGGGCGACGGGACTGGCGCAGCCGATGGGCCTCGCGGTGGGGGACGGTCGGCTGGTGGTGGCCGAGTCCGGGGCCGGCCGCGTGGTGGCGATCGACGCGGACGACGTGCTGACCGTGCTCGCGGAGGGGCTGTCCCGGCCGGTGGACGTCGCGGCGGCCGACGGCACCTGGTACGTCAGCGACGAGGCCGCCGGCGCGGTGCTGCGGCTGCCGGAGGCGCTGCCCGTGGCCGCGGGACTCCAGGCGCCGCAGGGGATCGCCGTGCGGGGGAACGAGTTGTTCGTGGTCGAGGCCGGCGTGGGCCGTCTGACGGCGGTCGGCCTGGGCACGGGCGAGACCCGGGTCGAGGTCGAGGACCTGGCTGTCCTGCCGCCGGCAGGGGAACCGTTGTTCGCACACGGGATGCCGGGGTTGCCGGGCCGCTTCGCCGGCGTCGCGGCCGCACCGGACGGGACGCTGTACGTGGCCGCCAACGGCGAGGGCACCGTCGTGCGGGTGCCGTCCGGTAGGTAG
- a CDS encoding ABC transporter ATP-binding protein: MLTVTSLSRSFGEHRVLDDVSFEVRPGRMTGFLGANGSGKTTTMRIVLGVLAAHGGTVTWCGRPMTPAQRRRFGYMPEERGLYPKMRVGEQITWLGRMHGLGEAAARAATAKLLEQLELADRAGDRLEELSLGNQQRAQVAAALVHDPDMLILDEPFSGLDPLAVDIVLGVLRERAAAGVPVLFSSHQLSLVERLCDDVVIISGGTIKAGGTREELHARYGTARFEIVVGGDAGWVRDEPGVDVVEVDGPRAVFDLTGDGGGEQRVLASALRRGEVRSFVPVVPSLEEIFKEAV; the protein is encoded by the coding sequence ATGTTGACCGTGACCTCCCTGTCCCGGAGTTTCGGCGAGCACCGGGTCCTCGACGACGTGTCCTTCGAGGTCCGTCCGGGGCGCATGACCGGGTTCCTCGGCGCGAACGGGTCGGGCAAGACCACGACGATGCGGATCGTGCTGGGCGTCCTCGCCGCGCACGGCGGCACCGTCACCTGGTGCGGCCGCCCGATGACGCCCGCGCAGCGCAGGCGGTTCGGCTACATGCCCGAGGAACGCGGGCTGTACCCGAAGATGAGGGTCGGTGAGCAGATCACCTGGCTCGGCCGCATGCACGGGCTCGGCGAGGCCGCGGCCCGCGCCGCCACCGCCAAGCTCCTGGAGCAGCTGGAACTGGCCGACCGGGCGGGTGACCGGCTGGAGGAGCTGTCGCTGGGCAACCAGCAGCGGGCGCAGGTCGCCGCCGCCCTCGTGCACGACCCGGACATGCTCATCCTGGACGAGCCGTTCTCCGGGCTGGACCCGCTCGCCGTCGACATCGTGCTGGGCGTGCTGCGCGAACGGGCCGCGGCAGGTGTGCCGGTGCTGTTCTCCAGCCACCAGCTCTCGCTGGTCGAGCGGCTGTGCGACGACGTGGTGATCATCTCCGGCGGCACCATCAAGGCCGGCGGGACCCGCGAGGAGCTGCACGCGCGGTACGGGACGGCGCGGTTCGAGATCGTCGTCGGCGGTGACGCGGGGTGGGTGCGGGACGAGCCGGGCGTCGACGTCGTCGAGGTCGACGGCCCGCGGGCGGTGTTCGACCTGACCGGTGACGGGGGCGGTGAGCAGCGGGTGCTCGCGTCCGCGCTGCGGCGCGGGGAAGTGCGCAGTTTCGTGCCGGTCGTGCCCTCGCTCGAGGAGATCTTCAAGGAGGCCGTGTGA
- a CDS encoding ABC transporter permease — protein sequence MTSVTDLGEDASFWAQTRLVAAREIGTFLRSKGFWVGLVLIVAGLFAAAVLPSVFAGGPPSVAVVGPAAAQTVSGVDLDVREVADVAAARELVRSGDVDAAILPDAGGIRVLGMSSTPTEVVQALSTAPPVELLEPGAVGHGAQQLVIMVFALVFFLIGMGGIAIAQSTVTEKQTRIVEILVVTAPVRALLAGKVLGHTALAVGQLVVLAVAAPIALSLGGQTALLGVVAPALGWFVPFVCAGFVLLAAMWAVAGSVVSRQEDLGSSMGLVMLLVMGPYFAVMFFSGNASVLAVLSYLPFSAAVAMPVRMFTGEAQTWEALLSLGVLCASVVLVVLLASRLYSGALLQMGGKVALRRAWRSAA from the coding sequence ATGACGTCCGTGACCGACCTGGGCGAGGACGCCTCGTTCTGGGCGCAGACCCGGCTGGTGGCCGCGCGCGAGATCGGAACCTTCCTGCGTTCCAAGGGGTTCTGGGTCGGGCTCGTGCTGATCGTGGCCGGCCTGTTCGCGGCCGCGGTGCTGCCGTCGGTGTTCGCCGGCGGCCCGCCGTCCGTCGCGGTCGTGGGACCGGCCGCGGCGCAGACGGTGTCCGGTGTGGACCTCGACGTCCGCGAGGTCGCCGACGTCGCCGCCGCCCGCGAACTGGTGCGCTCCGGGGACGTCGACGCCGCGATCCTGCCGGACGCCGGTGGGATCCGCGTGCTCGGGATGTCCAGCACGCCCACCGAGGTGGTGCAGGCGCTGAGCACCGCCCCGCCGGTCGAGCTGCTCGAGCCCGGTGCCGTGGGGCACGGCGCGCAGCAGTTGGTGATCATGGTGTTCGCGCTGGTGTTCTTCCTGATCGGCATGGGCGGTATCGCCATCGCGCAGAGCACCGTCACCGAGAAGCAGACACGCATCGTGGAGATCCTCGTGGTGACCGCGCCGGTGCGGGCGTTGCTGGCGGGGAAGGTGCTGGGGCACACCGCCCTGGCCGTGGGACAGCTGGTCGTGCTCGCCGTCGCCGCGCCGATCGCGTTGTCCCTCGGCGGCCAGACGGCGCTCCTCGGGGTCGTCGCGCCCGCGCTGGGCTGGTTCGTGCCGTTCGTGTGCGCGGGTTTCGTGTTGCTGGCGGCGATGTGGGCGGTCGCCGGGTCGGTGGTGAGCAGGCAGGAGGACCTCGGATCCAGCATGGGCCTGGTGATGCTGCTGGTCATGGGGCCCTACTTCGCGGTGATGTTCTTCTCCGGCAACGCTTCCGTGCTGGCGGTCCTGTCCTACCTGCCGTTCTCCGCCGCCGTCGCGATGCCGGTGCGCATGTTCACCGGCGAAGCCCAGACCTGGGAGGCGCTGCTCTCGCTGGGCGTGCTGTGCGCGTCGGTGGTGCTGGTCGTGCTGCTGGCCTCCCGGCTGTACTCGGGAGCGCTGTTGCAGATGGGCGGCAAGGTGGCGCTGCGCCGGGCGTGGCGCAGCGCGGCCTGA
- a CDS encoding flavin-containing monooxygenase, which produces MELDLAALRAKYRAERDRRIRPDGAAQYQGAEGAFGYYADDPHADPGFTREPLRDEVEAVVIGGGFGGLLAGARLREAGVESIRVVEKAGDFGGTWYWNRYPGIHCDIESYVYLPLLDELGYVPEWRYAPGAEILRHAQAIGRHYDLYRDACFQTGVTELRWDETHWIVSTDRGERIRARYVVVSNGTLDRPKLPGIPGIEAFRGHTFHTSRWDYGYTGGDANGGLTGLADKRVALIGTGSTGLQVVPHLGRDAAHLYVFQRTPSTVDVRANRRTDPEWAARLEPGWASRRRENFLRVISGYPVDEDLVSDSWTGSAALLGNITPTGMRTMTPEEEELADFRKMNELRARVDALVADPVTAEKLKPWYRYACKRPGFSDEYLQTFNRPNVTLVDTADFGGVERITGSSLVVGGEEYEVDCIIFATGFEVGKSDVLTGRLPVHGRDGQSLLGSWRSGPRTLHGFYSNGFPNLFHLGPLHNASSVNFVHVLDEQATHVGAVVAEARKRGATVEPTVAAEDEWLRTIERTAPDLEQFLADCTPGYYNNEGKPRKRQSFGEGPVAFHELLREWRRGPGLAEVLGG; this is translated from the coding sequence ATGGAACTCGACCTGGCCGCGCTGCGCGCGAAGTACCGCGCCGAACGCGACCGCCGCATCCGGCCCGATGGCGCCGCCCAGTACCAGGGCGCCGAGGGCGCGTTCGGCTACTACGCCGACGACCCGCACGCCGACCCCGGGTTCACCCGCGAGCCGTTGCGCGACGAGGTCGAGGCGGTGGTGATCGGAGGCGGCTTCGGCGGCCTGCTCGCGGGCGCCCGCCTGCGCGAGGCCGGGGTGGAGAGCATCCGGGTCGTCGAGAAGGCCGGGGACTTCGGCGGCACCTGGTACTGGAACCGCTATCCCGGCATCCACTGCGACATCGAGTCCTATGTGTACCTCCCGTTGCTGGACGAGCTGGGCTACGTCCCGGAGTGGCGCTACGCCCCGGGCGCGGAGATCCTCCGGCACGCGCAGGCGATCGGCAGGCACTACGACCTCTACCGCGACGCCTGCTTCCAGACCGGCGTCACCGAGCTGCGCTGGGACGAAACGCACTGGATCGTCAGCACCGACCGCGGCGAGCGCATCCGCGCGCGGTACGTGGTGGTCTCCAACGGCACCCTCGACCGGCCCAAGCTGCCCGGCATCCCGGGCATCGAGGCCTTTCGCGGCCACACCTTCCACACCAGCCGCTGGGACTACGGCTACACCGGCGGCGACGCGAACGGCGGCCTGACCGGGCTCGCGGACAAGCGGGTCGCGCTGATCGGCACCGGGTCGACCGGGCTGCAGGTCGTCCCGCACCTCGGCCGCGACGCCGCGCACCTGTACGTCTTCCAGCGCACCCCGTCTACTGTGGACGTCCGCGCCAACCGGCGCACGGACCCGGAGTGGGCCGCGCGGCTGGAACCGGGCTGGGCGTCGCGCCGCCGGGAGAACTTCCTGCGCGTGATCAGCGGCTACCCGGTGGACGAGGACCTGGTGTCCGACTCCTGGACCGGCAGCGCCGCGCTGCTGGGCAACATCACGCCGACCGGGATGCGCACGATGACGCCCGAAGAGGAGGAGCTCGCCGATTTCCGCAAGATGAACGAGCTGCGTGCCCGCGTGGACGCGCTCGTGGCGGACCCGGTCACGGCCGAGAAGCTCAAGCCGTGGTACCGCTACGCGTGCAAGCGGCCCGGGTTCAGCGACGAGTACCTGCAGACCTTCAACCGGCCCAACGTGACGCTCGTGGACACCGCCGACTTCGGTGGCGTGGAGCGGATCACCGGCAGCTCGCTCGTCGTCGGCGGCGAGGAGTACGAAGTGGACTGCATCATCTTCGCCACCGGGTTCGAGGTCGGCAAGTCCGACGTGCTGACCGGACGGCTGCCGGTGCACGGCCGGGACGGGCAGTCGCTGCTGGGCAGCTGGCGGAGCGGGCCGCGCACGCTGCACGGCTTCTACAGCAACGGGTTTCCGAACCTGTTCCACCTCGGCCCGCTGCACAACGCCAGCTCGGTCAACTTCGTGCATGTCCTGGACGAGCAGGCCACGCACGTCGGCGCGGTCGTCGCCGAAGCCCGCAAGCGCGGTGCGACGGTCGAACCGACCGTCGCGGCCGAGGACGAGTGGCTGCGCACGATCGAGCGGACCGCACCCGACCTGGAACAGTTCCTCGCCGACTGCACGCCCGGCTACTACAACAACGAAGGCAAGCCACGCAAGCGCCAGTCCTTCGGCGAGGGGCCGGTCGCGTTCCACGAGCTGCTGCGCGAGTGGCGCCGGGGTCCCGGGCTGGCCGAGGTGCTCGGTGGGTAG
- a CDS encoding sensor histidine kinase gives MGTAEEEPDWSRWQRPGPTARQRRQDVLLALLVLLTSAGMLVLINSMGAYAFGSAPSLTEQLVWTAALTLPLALRRRFPLVVLAVVGVVFIAAQVRRIGDGFMPSVALFLAIYSAGAWARDRRWARWTRIAVIVAMFTWLAVGLVWFLVEPSPFPGARGPLDPVLATVLYQVVFNLMFFLAAYFFGDLAWRSARGRAELTRRAEQLRASQEENARGAIVAERIRIARDLHDVVAHHVSVMGIQASAARRVLGTDRDLAASALHTVEETARTAISELRGLLGVLRADPRGEPDPAAGHEASPGLAELPRLAAATRAAGVEVRYGEYGQPRPVPDSVALTAYRVAQEALTNVVKHAGARTAEVRVRFLDTSLEVEVTDDGRGRAAMTAGGGFGLRGMRERVAVHGGEFEAGPRRDGGFLVRASLPTRAADREELTRP, from the coding sequence GTGGGGACAGCGGAGGAGGAGCCGGACTGGAGCCGGTGGCAGCGGCCCGGTCCGACCGCCCGGCAGCGGCGTCAGGACGTCTTGCTGGCGTTGCTGGTCCTGCTTACCTCGGCCGGGATGCTCGTGCTGATCAACAGCATGGGCGCCTACGCGTTCGGCAGCGCGCCGTCGCTCACCGAGCAGCTGGTGTGGACCGCGGCGCTCACCCTGCCGCTGGCGCTGCGCCGCCGGTTCCCGCTGGTCGTGCTCGCCGTGGTGGGCGTGGTGTTCATCGCCGCGCAGGTACGCCGCATCGGTGACGGGTTCATGCCGTCCGTCGCGTTGTTCCTGGCCATCTACAGCGCGGGCGCGTGGGCGCGCGACCGCCGGTGGGCGCGGTGGACGCGCATCGCCGTGATCGTCGCGATGTTCACCTGGCTCGCCGTGGGGCTCGTCTGGTTCCTCGTCGAGCCCAGCCCGTTCCCCGGCGCGCGCGGGCCGCTGGATCCGGTGCTGGCGACCGTGCTCTACCAGGTCGTGTTCAACCTGATGTTCTTCCTGGCGGCCTACTTCTTCGGCGATCTCGCGTGGCGTTCCGCGCGCGGCCGCGCGGAGCTGACCCGGCGCGCGGAACAGCTGCGGGCCTCGCAGGAGGAGAACGCCCGCGGCGCCATCGTCGCCGAGCGCATCCGCATCGCCCGTGACCTGCACGACGTCGTGGCCCACCACGTGTCCGTCATGGGCATCCAGGCGTCCGCGGCGCGCCGGGTGCTCGGCACCGACCGGGACCTGGCCGCCTCCGCGCTGCACACGGTCGAGGAGACCGCGCGCACCGCGATCAGCGAGCTGCGCGGGCTGCTCGGCGTGCTGCGCGCGGATCCGCGGGGCGAACCGGATCCTGCCGCCGGCCACGAGGCCTCGCCGGGGCTGGCGGAGCTGCCGCGGCTGGCCGCCGCGACCAGGGCGGCCGGGGTCGAGGTGCGGTACGGCGAGTACGGGCAGCCGCGCCCGGTCCCGGACAGCGTGGCGCTGACGGCGTACCGGGTCGCGCAGGAGGCACTGACCAATGTGGTCAAGCACGCCGGCGCGCGCACCGCGGAGGTGCGGGTGCGGTTTCTCGACACCAGCCTGGAGGTCGAGGTCACCGACGACGGGCGGGGCCGCGCCGCCATGACCGCGGGCGGCGGGTTCGGGCTGCGGGGCATGCGGGAGAGGGTCGCCGTGCACGGCGGCGAGTTCGAGGCCGGGCCGCGCCGCGACGGCGGTTTCCTGGTCCGCGCCAGCCTGCCCACCCGCGCCGCCGACCGTGAGGAGCTGACGCGACCGTGA
- a CDS encoding response regulator: MTLRVVLADDQDLVRAGFRVILGTEPGIEVVGEARDGAEAVAVVERTAADVVLMDVQMPGLDGLEATRRILGDRPAEAGVKVVILTTFDREDYLFEALRAGASGFLLKNASPEDLIESVRVVARGDALLSPEVTRRVISRFAAPAPVTGNRPPELTDREFEVLVLMARGASNGEIAAELVLGETTVKTHVSRILRKLGLRDRTSAVVYAYERGIVAPGGG; this comes from the coding sequence GTGACACTGCGGGTGGTGCTCGCCGACGACCAGGACCTGGTGCGTGCGGGCTTCCGGGTCATCCTTGGGACGGAGCCGGGCATCGAGGTCGTCGGCGAAGCCCGTGACGGGGCCGAGGCGGTCGCGGTCGTCGAGCGCACCGCCGCCGACGTCGTTCTGATGGATGTGCAGATGCCCGGGCTCGACGGTCTGGAGGCCACCCGCCGCATCCTCGGCGACCGGCCCGCCGAGGCCGGGGTCAAGGTGGTCATCCTGACCACGTTCGACCGGGAGGACTACCTGTTCGAGGCGTTGCGCGCGGGCGCGAGCGGGTTCCTGCTCAAGAACGCCTCGCCGGAGGACCTCATCGAGTCGGTCCGCGTGGTCGCCCGGGGCGACGCCCTGCTCTCCCCGGAGGTGACCCGGCGGGTGATCAGCCGGTTCGCCGCGCCCGCGCCGGTGACCGGGAACCGCCCACCGGAGCTGACCGACCGCGAGTTCGAGGTCCTGGTGCTGATGGCGCGCGGCGCGAGCAACGGCGAGATCGCCGCCGAGCTGGTCCTCGGCGAGACCACCGTCAAGACGCACGTGTCGCGGATCCTGCGCAAGCTCGGCCTGCGGGACCGCACCTCCGCCGTGGTGTACGCCTACGAGCGCGGGATCGTCGCCCCCGGCGGCGGCTGA